A segment of the Jatrophihabitans endophyticus genome:
GTCGCCCTTCCACACCGCGGTCGCCGGGACGCCCAACCCGGGCACCGGGAACCCGTCGGTGAGCGCGTACTGCGCGCCGGGCACGAGCGTCGCGAGCGCCCGCCGCATCCCGGCGAGGTTCGCGACGTGCAGCCCGTACGCGTCGATCTCGGCCGCCGGCACGACGACGACGGAGTACGCGAGCGCCCGGCGCGTGACCGTGCCGTAGAGGGACTCGCGGACGGCCGCGGTGAGCACCTTGGAGTCGTCCAGGCCCTCGATCCGCCCGCGCCGGCCCTGGGGCAGGATGCACGCGGCCACGACGAGCGGCCCGGCGCAGGCGCCCCGGCCGGCCTCGTCGGCGCCGGCGACGTGTTCGAAGCCGGCGCGGGCCAGGGCCGACTCGTAGCCGCCGAGCGGCCCGTCGCGCCGCACGACGAGGCGCGGGGGCCGGAACGCCAGTCCGGACGCGGGAACGGTACGGGGCACGATCCCGTCCCTCAGCGGTCGCGGCGCCGGCGGCGCCGCACGACGAGCACGGGCGCGACGACGGCGAGCGAGGCCGCGGCCGGCAGCTCCGGACCGGCGGCGGCCGAGGCGGACTCGAACGTCGACGGCGTTCCCAACGTGCCCCACCGCGACGGCGGCCAGGCGATGACGAACGCCTTGCCGATGACCTTGTCGACGGGGACGGTGCTGGTCACCGCGTTGCACTCCGTGGTCTCGGTCACGTCCTCACCGCCGGCGGCACAGTGGTAACGCGAGTCGGCGGAGTCGGTGCGGTGGTCGCCCATCACCCACAACCGCCCCTTCGGGACCGTCACGGCCGGGAACGCGCGGTCGTCGCCGTCCCCCTCGGCGCGATAGGTGTAGGGCTCGTCGAGAGTGCGGAAAGGGCCGCCGGGACCCTTGTCGCTCACCATGACGGCGGTCTTGACCTTCATGCCGGTGCGGCTCCGCTCGGCCGCGGTCGTCGGCACCTGCACGCCCTTCACCGTCTGGCCGCCGACGGCGATCACGCGCTTGACGAGGACCTCGCCGTCGGGCGGCACGAAGCCGATGAGCTGGCCGAAGCCGCGCACGACCCGCACCACGGGATTGCCGGGCGGGCTGCTGGTGGTCTCGCGCTCCCACCCGTCGGGCGCGTCGAACACCACGATGTCGCCGGGCTCGGGATCGCGGATGACGCTGTAGATCGGCTTGTTGACCAGGATGCGGTCGCCCGAGCACCCCGGGCAGCCGTGCAGCGTCTTCTCCATCGAGTCCGACGGGATGTAGAAGGGCTGGACGACGAAGCTCTTGACCAGGATCGCGATGCCGATCGCGACGGCGACCAGCAACGGGAGCTCCCACCACGGCGCCTTGCGACGGGGCTTGGCCGCCTTCTCGCGGCGGCGTCGCCGCCAGCGGGACTCGCCCCCGTGCTCGTCGGCCGCGGCATCCCCGACGACCGCCCCGTCCTCGGCCGCGGCGTCGTGCGAGGCGTCGGGGGTGGAGGCGTCGGGGGTGGAGGCGTCGGGGGTGGAGGCGTCGGGGGTGGAGGCGTCGGGGGTGGAGGCGTCGGGGGTGGAGGCGTCGGGGGTGAGGGCGTCGTCGGCCGCGGCGTCGTGGGTGGAGGCGGCGCTCTCGACGGTGTCGGCGCCCTCGGCGGGAGCGGCGGTCTCGCCCGCCGCGCCGGCCGCGTGCGCACCGGAGCGCGTGCCGTCGTCCGGACGTGAAGCCGGGTCGGCGGAGCCGGCCGCGTCGTCGCGCCCGCCCTCGGGTTCGTCGGTCAATGCGTCCCTGCCCGCAGCGCCCGCCGGTGGCGGGTCAGCGCGAGACGGTCTCGCGCTTCTCCTTGATCTTCGCAGCCTTGCCGCGCAGGTCGCGCAGGTAGTACAGCTTGGCGCGGCGGACGTCGCCGCGGGTCACGACCTCGATCTTGTCGATCACCGGCGTGTGGACCGGGAAGGTGCGCTCGACGCCGACGCCGAAGCTGACCTTGCGGACCGTGAAGGTCTCGCGCAGCCCGCCACCCTGACGGCGGATGACGACGCCCTGGAAGATCTGCACGCGAGAGCGGTTCCCCTCGATGACCCGCACGTGCACCTTGAGGGTGTCGCCGGGGCGGAAGTCCGGCACGTCCTCGCGCAGGGACGCGGCTTCGAGGGTGTCGAGGGTGTTCATGTCGAAGTCTTCGCTCTCGGTCTCGGCAGTGCGGTGCAGGGCTCCGGCGCGCGACTGACGCGCGATGGGCAACCCCACGATGATGCCACACTGCCCGGGCCGACGGCGAAACGGCCCACGGGCGCGCGCCGGCACGGCGGCGCCGGCCCCGG
Coding sequences within it:
- a CDS encoding ribonuclease HII, which codes for MAFRPPRLVVRRDGPLGGYESALARAGFEHVAGADEAGRGACAGPLVVAACILPQGRRGRIEGLDDSKVLTAAVRESLYGTVTRRALAYSVVVVPAAEIDAYGLHVANLAGMRRALATLVPGAQYALTDGFPVPGLGVPATAVWKGDATVACIAAASILAKVTRDRIMTGMHEEWPEYDFAKHKGYVTATHAAALSRFGPCPQHRRRYVNVRRAMRSGIGGGIGGGIGGGIGGGIGGVTAVGDNGIDAFDELAPGLDGAEIA
- the lepB gene encoding signal peptidase I — protein: MTDEPEGGRDDAAGSADPASRPDDGTRSGAHAAGAAGETAAPAEGADTVESAASTHDAAADDALTPDASTPDASTPDASTPDASTPDASTPDASTPDASHDAAAEDGAVVGDAAADEHGGESRWRRRRREKAAKPRRKAPWWELPLLVAVAIGIAILVKSFVVQPFYIPSDSMEKTLHGCPGCSGDRILVNKPIYSVIRDPEPGDIVVFDAPDGWERETTSSPPGNPVVRVVRGFGQLIGFVPPDGEVLVKRVIAVGGQTVKGVQVPTTAAERSRTGMKVKTAVMVSDKGPGGPFRTLDEPYTYRAEGDGDDRAFPAVTVPKGRLWVMGDHRTDSADSRYHCAAGGEDVTETTECNAVTSTVPVDKVIGKAFVIAWPPSRWGTLGTPSTFESASAAAGPELPAAASLAVVAPVLVVRRRRRRDR
- the rplS gene encoding 50S ribosomal protein L19, yielding MNTLDTLEAASLREDVPDFRPGDTLKVHVRVIEGNRSRVQIFQGVVIRRQGGGLRETFTVRKVSFGVGVERTFPVHTPVIDKIEVVTRGDVRRAKLYYLRDLRGKAAKIKEKRETVSR